A region from the Triticum aestivum cultivar Chinese Spring chromosome 3D, IWGSC CS RefSeq v2.1, whole genome shotgun sequence genome encodes:
- the LOC123076796 gene encoding alpha-ketoglutarate-dependent dioxygenase alkB, translating into MYAETEPGAAAERTAFRRAEKQYKLYKPPSRKGRSKSRGKQAGGGGFGGGGGGGDLSAVVDFHALLAAGKGELPAGIRRCDRAGFHLPVFCFLDRPGFYFIPGALSTEEQCYWIRESLKTFPQPPNRTNLTATYGPISDLLIAAKNQKILVEVESSSGKPRDEQNNVGENAHPGKFKFVDDSEIQKEERPKSTMAAALVRKLRWSTLGLQFDWSKRNYDVSLPHNKIPDDLATLAKKMAVPAMPSGEEFTAEAAIVNYYGPSDMLGGHVDDMEADWTKPIVSISLGCKCIFLLGGKTRDEAPTPMFLRSGDIVLMAGEARERFHGVPRIFTEGDQQDISGLVSELSDDDDRFILDYIHNSRININIRQVY; encoded by the exons ATGTACGCGGAAACGGAGCCCGGGGCCGCCGCGGAGCGCACGGCGTTCCGGCGGGCCGAGAAGCAGTACAAGCTCTACAAGCCGCCCAGTCGCAAGGGCAGGTCGAAAtccag GGGCAAGCAAGCCGGTGGTGGTGgatttggcggcggcggcggcggcggggacctgtCCGCGGTGGTCGACTTCCACGCGCTGCTTGCTGCCGGAAAAGGCGAGCTGCCCGCCGGGATCCGGAGGTGCGACCGCGCCGGCTTCCACCTGCCCGTGTTCTGCTTCCTCGACCGGCCGG GATTCTATTTCATCCCTGGTGCTCTATCTACCGAGGAACAGTGCTATTGGATCAGGGAAAGCTTGAAAACATTCCCACAGCCTCCTAATAGAACCAACTTGACTGCTACATACGGTCCAATTTCTGACTTGCTCATTGCTGCTAAAAACCAGAAGATTTTGGTTGAAGTGGAAAGTTCCAGTGGCAAACCAAGAGATGAGCAGAATAATGTTGGGGAAAATGCACATCCGGGTAAATTCAAATTTGTGGATGACTCAGAGATCCAAAAGGAGGAAAGACCTAAGTCGACCATGGCAGCTGCTCTTGTGCGCAAGCTCCGGTGGAGCACCCTTGGCTTGCAATTTGATTGGTCAAAA CGTAACTATGATGTATCGCTTCCACATAACAAGATTCCAGATGACCTTGCTACTCTAGCAAAAAAGATGGCCGTTCCAGCAATGCCTTCTGGAGAAGAATTCACCGCAGAAGCAGCCATCGTGAACTATTATGGTCCAA GCGACATGCTTGGTGGCCATGTTGATGACATGGAAGCAGATTGGACAAAACCTATTGTGAGCATAAG TTTGGGTTGCAAGTGTATTTTTCTGCTTGGAGGGAAGACAAGGGATGAAGCTCCAACGCCAATGTTCCTGCGAAGTGGTGATATTGTACTGATGGCTGGGGAAGCACGAGAGCGCTTCCAtg GTGTCCCACGGATCTTCACAGAGGGTGACCAGCAAGATATCTCTGGGCTGGTATCAGAACTATCTGATGATGATGACCGCTTTATATTGGACTACATTCATAATTCAAGGATAAATATCAACATAAGACAAGTATACTGA
- the LOC123073654 gene encoding S-type anion channel SLAH2, which produces MVPMEKVHVRMDGEPGCALPPEADAFLADVGAGTTIETPFSVSLSVPASPSRETKLDVHHPAVPLRQARQHSLPSPAVRGSAEVPAVPRSNTVRKRDRRFDRLRTFSGRLDRQLSTLRGLSHELQAADLERGSAKISEEDTDDDHDVPTAGRYFDALEGAELDTLRSTEVAVLPKDELWPFLLRFPISAFGMCLGVNSQAMLWKTLESEPSMAFLHVCPAANHVLWWISVALTAVVSIVYLLKVVFYFEAIRREFHHPVRVNFFFAPWVACLFLVKGVPRPEWEIHHLFWYFLMVPILCLDLKIYGQWMSSGERRLSKVANPSNHLAVVGNFVGALLGARMGLRELPIFFFAVGLAHYAVLFVTLYQRLPTNKKLPKELHPVFFLFVAAPSVASMAWARISGEFNNGAKLLYFLSLFLYVSLVVRVNLFRGLRFSLAWWAYTFPMTSVALATVLYASEVNNMLTLTLAVGLSGIAVLTVIGVLATTVYHAFVCGDLFPNDVSIAIKQKRPKFSNILAHLRLPTPASSSSSANSRTTSSIGESPVIYGHERAEC; this is translated from the exons ATGGTGCCCATGGAGAAAGTCCATGTCCGGATGGACGGCGAGCCGGGGTGCGCTCTGCCGCCGGAAGCAGACGCTTTCTTGGCGGATGTCGGCGCCGGTACGACGATCGAGACGCCTTTCTCTGTGTCGCTGAGCGTCCCAGCCTCACCGTCGAGGGAGACGAAGCTCGATGTCCACCACCCCGCCGTGCCGCTGAGGCAGGCCCGTCAACACTCGCTGCCGTCCCCGGCAGTCAGAGGCAGCGCCGAGGTGCCGGCCGTGCCACGGAGCAACACCGTGCGGAAGCGGGACCGGCGATTCGACCGCTTAAGGACCTTCTCTGGCCGCCTCGACCGCCAGCTCTCCACGCTCCGTGGCCTGTCGCACGAACTGCAGGCTGCTGACCTCGAGCGCGGCAGCGCCAAGATCTCCGAGGAGGACACCGACGATGATCACGACGTCCCCACCGCCGGCCGCTACTTCGACGCCCTGGAAGGCGCCGAGCTCGACACCCTTCGG TCGACGGAGGTGGCGGTGCTGCCCAAGGACGAGCTATGGCCTTTCTTGCTTCGGTTCCCCATCAGCGCGTTCGGAATGTGCCTCGGCGTCAATAGCCAGGCAATGTTGTGGAAGACGCTTGAGTCAGAGCCCTCCATGGCGTTCCTCCACGTGTGCCCCGCCGCCAACCATGTCCTCTGGTGGATCTCGGTTGCCCTCACCGCCGTCGTCTCCATCGTCTACCTCCTCAAGGTCGTCTTCTACTTCGAGGCCATCCGCCGCGAGTTCCACCATCCGGTCCGCGTCAACTTCTTCTTCGCCCCCTGGGTCGCCTGCCTCTTCCTTGTCAAGGGAGTGCCCCGCCCGGAGTGGGAGATCCACCATCTCTTCTGGTACTTTCTCATGGTGCCCATCCTATGCCTCGACCTCAAGATCTACGGCCAGTGGATGTCCAGCGGCGAGCGGCGCCTCTCGAAGGTGGCCAACCCGTCCAACCACCTCGCTGTTGTTGGCAACTTTGTTGGTGCGCTACTCGGCGCCAGGATGGGCCTCCGGGAGCTTCCCATCTTCTTCTTTGCTGTCGGGTTGGCCCACTATGCGGTGCTCTTCGTCACCCTCTACCAACGCCTCCCCACCAACAAGAAGCTCCCCAAGGAGCTCCACCcggtcttcttcctcttcgtcgcagCACCTAGTGTCGCGTCCATGGCATGGGCGAGGATCTCCGGCGAGTTCAACAATGGCGCCAAGCTCCTATACTTCCTATCGCTCTTCCTCTACGTATCATTGGTGGTGCGGGTCAACTTGTTCCGGGGGTTAAGGTTCTCGTTGGCTTGGTGGGCCTACACGTTCCCGATGACGAGTGTTGCCCTAGCGACGGTGTTGTATGCGTCAGAGGTGAACAACATGCTGACACTGACGCTTGCCGTCGGGCTATCAGGAATTGCCGTTCTCACCGTCATCGGCGTGTTGGCCACCACCGTGTACCACGCCTTCGTGTGTGGGGACCTGTTCCCCAACGACGTTTCCATCGCCATCAAGCAGAAGAGGCCCAAGTTTAGCAACATACTTGCGCACCTCCGCTTGCCCACTCCGGCATCAAGTAGCTCATCCGCTAACTCTAGGACGACGAGCAGCATCGGCGAGTCTCCGGTGATATATGGGCACGAAAGAGCAGAGTGTTAG
- the LOC123073653 gene encoding transcription factor bHLH35 — MAHNKTLEGDRRRGSRAMEADMDASLDFLELEAHLVFDLGNADSKRWMSLADCCSSYLPAEDSLSGLDSSGYNDSTSSPDGATSSRSTASTRATRASKNIVEERVRRRRLNEKLYAIRGVVPNITKMDKASIIQDAVAYIEELQEQERRILAEVSDLEAGGCTAVVKSAASTGSEGVEDAGVGFSPRKKMRRTASSSSSINDVVTSPATHPVLLELEVIPIAEKLAVVSMRHDNAQHVMAKIYKALDSLRLKVINSSVTVVDGRTVHTMFIETEETDSVETIKEMVQATLSHLEFSM, encoded by the exons ATGGCGCACAACAAAACCCTCGAAGGAGATAGACGGAGAGGGAGCAGAGCAATGGAGGCCGACATGGACGCGAGCTTGGACTTCTTGGAGCTGGAGGCCCATCTGGTGTTCGATCTCGGCAACGCCGATAG CAAACGTTGGATGAGCCTGGCGGATTGCTGCAGCTCGTACCTGCCGGCCGAGGACTCGCTCTCCGGCCTCGACTCCTCCGGCTACAACGACTCCACCAGCTCGCCGGACGGCGCCACCAGCTCGCGGTCCACGGCGTCGACGAGGGCCACTAGGGCGAGCAAGAACATCGTCGAGGAGAGGGTCCGGCGCAGGCGGCTCAACGAGAAGCTCTACGCCATCCGCGGCGTCGTCCCAAACATCACCAAG ATGGACAAGGCGTCCATCATCCAGGACGCCGTCGCATACATCGAGGAGCTGCAGGAGCAGGAGCGCCGGATCCTCGCCGAGGTGTCCGACCTCGAGGCCGGCGGCTGCACCGCCGTGGTCAAGTCGGCGGCCTCGACCGGTAGCGAGGGGGTGGAGGACGCCGGCGTTGGCTTCTCGCCGcggaagaagatgaggaggactgcctcctcctcctcctccatcaatGACGTCGTCACTTCTCCTGCCACGCATCCGGTCCTCCTTGAG CTGGAAGTGATACCCATAGCGGAGAAGCTGGCGGTGGTGAGCATGAGGCACGACAATGCGCAGCATGTCATGGCGAAGATATACAAGGCGCTCGATTCGCTCCGTCTCAAGGTCATCAACTCAAGTGTCACCGTCGTGGACGGCCGCACAGTCCACACTATGTTCATCGAG ACGGAAGAAACGGATAGTGTTGAGACGATCAAGGAGATGGTACAGGCTACACTCAGCCATCTCGAattctcgatgtga
- the LOC123076797 gene encoding uncharacterized protein: MATAAGGGSMMTREQLLHLFSRFSFLTSLPEFKDRIADAVSDKQEAVAVTTEVQEEILREMGIDPGFGISCLGKVNVVYENDMDLMIKFYQFVAKEEMAIDEAELEPLEFAEKMHSQQELQQQQLEMLVQIRKYSPESQSVILETLHKQLESADFDTSASILTPEQIQGIVEK, translated from the exons atggcgacggcggccggcggcgggagcATGATGACGAGGGAGCAGCTGCTCCACCTCTTCTCCCGCTTCTCCTTCCTCACCTCGCTCCCAG AGTTCAAGGACCGAATCGCCGACGCCGTCAGTGACAAGCAG GAGGCTGTGGCGGTGACCACCGAGGTGCAAGAGGAGATCCTTCGCGAGATGGGGATCG ATCCAGGTTTTGGTATTAGTTGTCTGGGAAAGGTGAACGTCGTGTATGAGAATGACATGGATTTGATGATTAAATTCTACCAATTTGTTGCCAA AGAAGAGATGGCTATTGATGAGGCCGAGCTTGAGCCTCTAGAGTTTGCCGAGAAAATGCACAGTCAACAGGAATTGCAACAACAG CAACTGGAGATGTTGGTTCAAATTAGAAAATACAGCCCCGAGAGCCAATCTGTCATACTTGAGACT TTGCACAAGCAGTTGGAGAGTGCTGATTTCGATACCAGTGCGTCAATCTTGACTCCGGAGCAGATCCAAGGGATTGTTGAGAAATAG